From Aristaeella lactis, the proteins below share one genomic window:
- a CDS encoding alpha-amylase family glycosyl hydrolase: MDIGKLKAPYQITEIDPWLAPYGNDIELRMDRFKDKRRQLVGESASLKDFANGYLFFGFHRTKNGWVFREWMPGADEVRLMGDFNEWNRDSHPLDRGENGVWEIAMPGADSLKEGQNVKLWVRKGDNWFERLPAYSMKVVMDEQTSILCTQVWDAEKEYPWTDAGFTAVKPDAPLIYEAHIGMSQDREGIGTYREFAENVLPRIRDLGYNTVQLMAIQEHPYYGSFGYQVTNFFAASHWYGVPEDLKYLVNTAHSMGIRVLLDVVHSHACPNVGEGLQLQDGTEDQYFLAGGEGWHPAWGTKLFNYGRTEVLHFLLSNLKFWLEEYHFDGFRFDGVTSMIYHDHGLGSAFTNYDMYFNLNTDLEALNYLQLANELIHEVNPNATTVAEDMSGMPGMCLPIEQGGIGFDYRLAMGEPDYWIKLLKDTRDEDWNMNGLWYEMTTRRPQEKIIGYCESHDQALVGDKTIIFRMADAEMYTGMMKDYHSLTMDRAIELHKIIRLYTMSLGGNGYLNFMGNEFGHPEWIDFPREGNGWSYKYCRRQWSLVDNPDLKFGWLNDFDKAMISLAGEKKLLDDPAAVSLWIDPERKIISFSRGGLLFVFNFHNSYSEQSFFLHAHTTGEGSYKVILSTDEKRFGGPGLIDHDYIYQTAYTEGRGLGFNVYSPCRTAMVLERIGE, translated from the coding sequence ATGGATATCGGAAAGCTGAAGGCACCCTATCAGATCACAGAGATCGATCCCTGGCTCGCACCCTACGGGAATGATATTGAGCTGCGGATGGACCGGTTTAAGGACAAACGCCGGCAGCTGGTAGGCGAGTCAGCCTCGCTGAAGGACTTTGCCAACGGATATCTGTTTTTCGGCTTTCACAGGACAAAAAACGGCTGGGTTTTCCGCGAATGGATGCCCGGAGCGGATGAAGTCCGCCTGATGGGGGATTTCAATGAGTGGAACAGGGACAGCCACCCCCTGGACCGCGGGGAAAACGGCGTATGGGAAATCGCCATGCCCGGAGCGGACAGCCTGAAGGAAGGCCAGAATGTAAAGCTGTGGGTCAGGAAAGGGGACAACTGGTTTGAACGCCTTCCTGCCTACAGCATGAAGGTGGTCATGGATGAACAGACCAGCATCCTGTGCACACAGGTATGGGATGCTGAAAAAGAATATCCCTGGACGGACGCGGGATTTACAGCAGTGAAACCGGACGCTCCTCTGATCTACGAGGCGCACATCGGCATGAGCCAGGACCGGGAAGGGATCGGAACCTACCGTGAGTTCGCGGAGAACGTGCTGCCGCGCATCCGGGACCTGGGTTACAACACCGTGCAGCTGATGGCGATCCAGGAACATCCGTATTACGGATCCTTCGGATACCAGGTGACCAACTTCTTTGCGGCTTCCCACTGGTACGGCGTGCCGGAGGACCTGAAGTACCTGGTGAACACCGCCCACAGCATGGGAATCCGTGTGCTGCTGGATGTGGTGCACAGCCACGCCTGTCCGAACGTGGGGGAAGGGCTGCAGCTGCAGGACGGAACCGAAGACCAGTATTTCCTCGCCGGAGGGGAAGGCTGGCATCCCGCCTGGGGCACAAAGCTCTTCAATTACGGGCGGACCGAGGTCCTGCACTTCCTGCTGAGCAACCTGAAATTCTGGCTGGAGGAATATCACTTCGACGGGTTCCGCTTTGACGGCGTCACCAGCATGATCTATCACGATCACGGCCTCGGCAGCGCCTTTACGAATTATGATATGTACTTCAATCTCAACACGGATCTGGAAGCGCTGAATTACCTGCAGCTGGCGAATGAACTGATCCACGAGGTGAATCCGAACGCGACAACTGTCGCGGAGGATATGAGCGGCATGCCCGGTATGTGCCTGCCGATCGAGCAGGGCGGCATCGGGTTTGATTACCGGCTGGCCATGGGTGAGCCTGATTACTGGATCAAGCTGCTGAAGGATACCCGGGACGAGGACTGGAATATGAACGGCCTGTGGTATGAAATGACCACGCGGCGGCCGCAGGAAAAGATCATCGGTTACTGTGAGAGCCATGACCAGGCCCTGGTGGGAGACAAGACCATTATTTTCCGGATGGCGGACGCTGAAATGTATACGGGAATGATGAAGGATTACCATTCCCTGACCATGGACCGGGCCATTGAACTGCACAAGATCATCAGGCTGTACACGATGAGCCTGGGCGGCAACGGATATCTGAACTTCATGGGCAATGAATTCGGCCATCCGGAATGGATCGATTTCCCGCGGGAAGGAAACGGATGGAGTTACAAATACTGCCGGAGGCAGTGGTCGCTGGTGGACAACCCGGACCTGAAGTTCGGGTGGCTGAACGATTTTGACAAGGCAATGATCAGCCTGGCCGGGGAAAAGAAGCTGCTGGATGACCCGGCTGCTGTCAGCCTGTGGATCGATCCGGAACGGAAGATCATCAGCTTCAGCCGGGGCGGACTCCTGTTTGTGTTCAATTTCCATAACAGCTATTCGGAGCAGAGCTTCTTCCTGCATGCCCACACAACCGGAGAGGGATCCTATAAGGTGATCCTGAGCACGGATGAAAAACGGTTCGGTGGCCCGGGTCTGATTGACCATGACTATATTTACCAGACTGCCTATACGGAAGGCCGGGGCCTCGGATTCAACGTCTACAGCCCCTGCCGTACAGCCATGGTGCTGGAACGAATCGGCGAATAA
- a CDS encoding glycoside hydrolase family 31 protein — protein MIFEAKGNALTARRGGETLRIESWGKDSLRVRAYLYDTNSESDFALTEKPEETDCRVSISQREDQGAADGPGYAAPYAVIENGRIRAEVNFAGVISFYRDGNLILREYFRSYGGTIARTSRCLKIVNREWKGNAGGSEYRLTVRFDPNENEKIYGMGQYQQPNLNLKGSMLELAQRNSQISVPFMVSSLGYGFLWNNPAVGRATFANNLTEWVAYSTRQMDYWICAGENPKDILCKYSAVTGHAPMFPEKLMGLWQCKLRYRTQEEVLSVARQYQREGIKIDQIVIDFFHWTVQGDWKFDKTYWPDPKAMVDELHSMGIRVIVSVWPSVDRRSENFGPMMERGLLIRTERGAAQTYDYQGDCVEIDPFNPEARQYIWDVCKKNYYDLGIDGFWLDNSEPDYGVYDFDNYRYFAGPALSCSNLYPQMFSRAFYEPMAAGKGTDAVNLLRCGWAGSQKYGNVIWSGDVPSTFESFREQLQAGLNIGLAGIPWWTTDIGGFMTDDVNDPDFRELLIRWYQFAVYSAVLRMHGDRGPFTIPALDDRDWGGGYLHTGQPNELWSYGEENYRIMRKYYDVRISMHAYIRDLYREAHETGAPLIRTMFFEFPQDAACWDLQDQYMFGSRYLVAPVLELHQRERGVYLPEGRWKDLNSGAVLDGGRVVTAPAPIDQIPVYEKV, from the coding sequence ATGATTTTTGAGGCAAAGGGCAATGCCCTGACCGCGCGCAGGGGCGGTGAAACCCTGCGGATTGAAAGCTGGGGAAAGGATTCCCTTCGGGTCCGGGCATATCTGTATGACACAAATTCAGAATCTGATTTCGCCCTGACTGAAAAGCCGGAAGAAACAGACTGCCGGGTCAGCATCAGCCAGCGTGAGGACCAGGGCGCGGCGGACGGGCCTGGCTACGCGGCCCCTTACGCGGTGATTGAGAACGGCCGGATCAGGGCTGAGGTCAATTTTGCCGGTGTAATCAGCTTTTACAGGGATGGAAATCTGATCCTGCGGGAATATTTCCGCTCCTACGGCGGAACGATCGCGCGGACCAGCCGCTGCCTGAAGATCGTGAACCGGGAATGGAAGGGAAACGCCGGCGGAAGCGAATACCGGCTCACCGTCCGGTTTGATCCCAACGAAAATGAAAAAATATACGGCATGGGACAGTATCAGCAGCCGAACCTGAACCTGAAGGGGAGCATGCTGGAACTGGCCCAGCGCAACAGCCAGATCTCCGTACCCTTTATGGTCAGTTCCCTGGGATACGGATTCCTGTGGAACAATCCGGCGGTGGGACGGGCCACCTTCGCGAACAACCTGACAGAATGGGTTGCCTACAGTACCCGGCAGATGGATTACTGGATCTGCGCCGGCGAAAACCCGAAGGACATCCTCTGCAAATACTCGGCTGTAACCGGGCACGCTCCCATGTTCCCGGAAAAACTGATGGGGCTGTGGCAGTGCAAACTGCGGTACCGTACACAGGAGGAAGTGCTGTCTGTTGCCAGGCAGTACCAGCGGGAAGGCATCAAAATCGACCAGATCGTGATCGACTTCTTCCACTGGACCGTGCAGGGAGACTGGAAGTTTGACAAAACCTACTGGCCGGATCCGAAGGCCATGGTGGATGAACTGCACAGCATGGGTATCCGGGTGATTGTGTCCGTATGGCCCAGCGTGGACCGGCGGAGTGAAAACTTCGGGCCGATGATGGAACGGGGCCTGCTGATCCGGACTGAGCGCGGCGCGGCCCAGACCTATGATTACCAGGGTGACTGCGTTGAGATCGATCCGTTCAATCCGGAGGCCAGGCAGTATATCTGGGACGTATGCAAAAAGAACTATTATGACCTCGGCATAGACGGATTCTGGCTGGACAATTCAGAACCTGATTACGGGGTATACGACTTTGACAACTACCGCTATTTCGCGGGACCGGCCCTGAGCTGCAGCAACCTGTATCCGCAGATGTTCTCCCGCGCGTTTTACGAACCCATGGCTGCCGGAAAGGGCACTGACGCGGTGAACCTGCTCCGCTGCGGCTGGGCGGGCAGCCAGAAATATGGCAATGTGATCTGGTCCGGAGACGTGCCCAGCACCTTTGAATCCTTCCGGGAACAGCTCCAGGCGGGACTGAATATCGGCCTGGCCGGTATACCCTGGTGGACAACGGATATCGGCGGATTCATGACGGACGACGTGAACGATCCTGATTTTCGGGAACTGCTGATCCGCTGGTATCAGTTCGCGGTATACAGCGCGGTGCTCCGGATGCACGGGGACCGCGGCCCCTTCACGATCCCGGCGCTTGATGACAGGGACTGGGGCGGCGGATACCTCCATACGGGCCAGCCCAACGAGCTGTGGAGCTACGGCGAAGAGAACTACCGTATTATGCGGAAGTATTATGATGTGCGCATTTCCATGCATGCTTATATCCGTGACCTGTACAGGGAGGCCCATGAAACAGGCGCACCGCTGATCCGGACCATGTTCTTTGAATTCCCGCAGGATGCCGCGTGCTGGGACCTGCAGGACCAGTACATGTTCGGCAGCAGGTACCTGGTCGCACCCGTGCTTGAGCTGCACCAGCGGGAACGCGGTGTGTACCTGCCGGAGGGCCGGTGGAAAGACCTGAACAGCGGCGCTGTACTGGACGGCGGACGCGTTGTGACTGCCCCCGCGCCGATCGACCAGATTCCCGTGTATGAAAAGGTGTGA
- a CDS encoding class I SAM-dependent methyltransferase: MSYELKSARFLAKEILSRAVSPGDTVIDATMGNGHDTLFLCQTVGPSGRVYAFDVQEQAVVSTEALLRREGVADRAELFCCGHQHMNEHVHEPVQAAVFNLGWLPGGDHSVTTHWETTREAVSQALDLLQAGGVLVLCAYPGHSEGDRERNELVPFFSSLSNKTFNVLRQAFLNAGPGAPECFVVQKMG, encoded by the coding sequence ATGAGCTACGAACTGAAGTCCGCCAGGTTCCTGGCAAAAGAAATCCTTTCGCGGGCCGTCAGTCCCGGGGATACCGTCATCGACGCGACCATGGGCAACGGTCATGATACCCTTTTCCTTTGCCAGACCGTGGGGCCGTCCGGCCGGGTATATGCCTTTGATGTGCAGGAGCAGGCTGTCGTCTCTACGGAAGCGCTGCTCCGCCGGGAAGGCGTTGCGGATCGTGCGGAGCTTTTCTGCTGCGGTCATCAGCATATGAATGAGCATGTGCATGAACCCGTACAGGCGGCGGTATTCAATCTTGGCTGGCTTCCGGGCGGTGATCACTCCGTGACCACGCACTGGGAAACCACCCGGGAGGCCGTTTCCCAGGCTTTGGATCTCCTGCAGGCCGGAGGCGTACTGGTGCTCTGTGCCTATCCGGGTCATTCGGAAGGAGACCGGGAGCGGAACGAGCTGGTTCCTTTCTTTTCCTCCCTTTCCAACAAGACCTTCAATGTGCTTCGCCAGGCCTTCCTGAACGCCGGTCCCGGCGCGCCGGAATGCTTCGTTGTCCAGAAGATGGGATAA
- the rimP gene encoding ribosome maturation factor RimP: MAKTEALSGLESKARTIAEKMGYELVDLCMDREPTGKYLRFYIDRDEGVSLDDCEAYHKAVRAAADSVDYDFMEVSSPGIDRPLKTDRDFERNLGSEIEIRLFRPIEGTKVYTGVLAGLEEGNIVIDTAEGRTLIPRKAAALVKPVVDMEGIEDVDLSEDSESDDSQ; this comes from the coding sequence ATGGCCAAAACGGAAGCACTGTCCGGCCTTGAATCAAAAGCCCGGACGATTGCGGAGAAAATGGGGTATGAACTGGTGGATCTCTGCATGGACCGTGAACCCACCGGAAAGTATCTGCGGTTTTACATCGACAGGGACGAAGGTGTCAGCCTGGATGACTGTGAAGCGTATCACAAGGCAGTCCGGGCTGCGGCTGACAGCGTGGATTACGATTTCATGGAGGTTTCTTCTCCCGGTATTGACAGACCACTGAAGACGGACCGGGACTTTGAAAGAAACCTCGGAAGCGAAATCGAGATCAGGCTGTTCAGGCCCATTGAGGGAACAAAGGTTTATACCGGCGTCCTCGCGGGGCTTGAGGAGGGTAACATCGTAATCGACACGGCAGAAGGCCGGACACTCATCCCGCGCAAAGCTGCCGCGCTTGTGAAGCCCGTTGTTGACATGGAAGGAATCGAGGATGTCGATCTTTCCGAAGACAGCGAATCGGACGACAGTCAGTGA